The genome window ttttatatagtcttaaagttacaaccggccctttgagtgcaaccataatgctgatgtggtccgcgatgaaattgagtttgactgcACTAAAGAATCAAGGTTAGGCTAAGGATCATAAGATTATTAAATTGTATGTCGACTGCATTGTCACGACATTTGAGTGTTTTCAAAAAACACTTTTGATTTGAAATACTCATTACTCTTGTTTCTGTCATGAATGAAACATGTAGTTAAGAAATCATTGTTGTTGTAGGTATTGTTTTTTTATCTGCATTATTGCACACTATACGGGTATTGTTTTGCTTTAACTTATCGTTATGCTGTCAACGTTGCACGCATTTAATAGCTAAAGCATGATGACATAATCAACGTTTGATTGGTTCTTGATAAGCCTCACTTTCACTTTGCATTTCCGTCTGCTGCCAGGTAAATGAGATTTGATTTGAttgcacaaacaaatgtgttaactaCAGTATAGTGCAATCAAAACAGGAAGAGCATAACTTATTTGTTTTAACATGTCTTTGCAGTTCCGATCCCCGGTAGTAGATGGCTGAATAATCAAAGTAATTGTGAAAAACTAAAAGCAGTGATTAGTGGTTTTATGGGCTTTGACAGAAAAGGAAAGCATTACAGCTGTCTTTGTACCAAAAATATAAGGAAGCCAATCTTATCTAATCATGATGCATGTGCAGATAATACAAAGGTAAATAATTACACAAATATATCAAAGTGTAGTTAAAGAATCGACTAGTTACACTTTGATATATTTGTGTAATTATTTACCTTCGTATTATCTGCACATGCATCATGATTAGATAAGATTGGTTTGGATTGGATGAGATTGGATTAGATGTACATTATTGATCCCTTATTGGGACATTGTTCTGTATTAAGTGAGCAAAAATAATTACTGTATAGCAACAAAGtacaaaataaagataccctgaTATAAATTCAGTTATGACCCCGGGGGAGATGTAGGTCTCCTGCCGGGGAGCGATTGTAATCTCCTGTGAACAGAAGCTCCTCTCTCACCTCTCGATTTCTCTCTGATAACCCCCCATGAAGCATTCACTCACCTGGACACCAAGTCAAGGGCAGCGAGGTCAAAACTAGATTAGCCTGATAAAATATAGAGAAATATTCCTGCAATTAGCATAACATTAAGATTCAAGATGAGGTAATATAATCTTCTCTTTTTTTTGTAAGAGGGATCATGAATAACCGCACAATCTGGCAAAGACAGACGTCACCCCGACTCATCCTCTTACTAGTTAGCCCCGGGCTGTGCTTGAAAGTAACGTGCGGCATGGGATGGAGCATGTTTTTAGCATGTCAGATGGAAATGACTTAGGGAATAGAGAACTGCATGGGTATTAAAAATTAGCTAAGACAAATATGTTCTCATACATTCTCCATAGCGCAGGAGCAAATGGGTGTTTAATAGTCTGGAGTGTTATGTAAGTGTGAGGCTCATATTGGGCCACTTGTGTACATATGCTCGGCATGATGGCGTTGCGCAGGCGACCTCATCACCCCTGAGTTATGCTGAGTCAGACACCATTAGCTgttatcctcctcctctcaggATCCAACCCTGCAATAATGTGGGTCAGGGGCCACATTATGGAAACACCTTCACTGCTCAGTCGTATCTCACTGTGCATTGGAATAGTTCTGCCATTACAGGAATGTTCCTGAATGTCACCAGAAGTTTCCAGAATAAGGAGAACAAAGTGAAATGTTGGGGAATGCTGAAAAATGTACCTGAAGGTCAATATTTTTGGTATTCACTGTATTCCAGGAGCTGACAGAATCTTTTGTTTGACTGTAAAGTTATACTTTTTTGAGAGATATATCCATTTGAATTTGTGGCAGTAGATGATGGTCTCCTTTTGTAGATAATCTGGTTACCTTTTCTTCTTCTATCTGATTGTTGAACACGAAAGTACAGAATGTTGTTTTAGGCAGCAGAATATATTCATTCTGCTGCAACTTTCTTTCCTTGAGGTCACATTGTCTAAATTATGCCAATCATCCGTATTAATCAGAGATGTTTACAGAAATGCTACACTGCTAAAAGCATTTCTCCTTCAAGGCCAAAAGCCATGGTAACATCCCAAGTGGTTCTGCAATAGAAAATGAATAAAGCAGCACACTGTGAACCAgaaaaataacatgaaatacattcaTTACATGTTCTTAACAGTCAAATCATAAAGGACATTATAAGATAATtgaatgcacacacactcagagacaTCCACTACACATGTTGGGATTTTATTTGCAGAAGTTTCCCCTGGGGCAGCTGCCTGATTCTGTGCAGCATTTGTTCCTGAAGCTGCTGCCCAGGTGAGGGCGGTCACAGCACAGGCTCACTCTCCCTCTGATTACACACTGTTACAAATACCCCCAATCATTACACTGATTAGACACCCACttaggtggtgtgtgtgtgtgtgtgtgtgtgtgtgtgtgtgtgtgtgtgtgtgtgtgtgtgtgtgtgtgtgtgtgtgtgtgtgtgtgtgtgtgtgtgtgtgtgtgtgtgtgtgtgtgtgtgtgtgtgtgtgtgtgtgtgtgtgtgtgtgtgtgtgtgtgtgtgtgtgtgtgtgtgtgtgtgtgtgtgtgtgtgtgtgtgtgtgtgtgtgtgtgtgtgtgtgtgtgtgttagtcagTCATGTCTTTGATTGAACTAGTGTGTACCATTGTGAATTGTTTTCATTTTCAATGCGTATACACTTCGTAAGCAGTTGTATACAGGAACTATACTACAAAAATAGGATACAGAATTATTAATaaaagtgtgtgttgtgttatCCTACTCAGAATCTATTGagattttttttatacacaaTATGGTTAGACGCTAAATCTAAAATACATGAAACCTGCCCgttaaaatataaaatgcaGCAATCTTTAAAACCCAAATCCAGTTTTCCAATATTGTTTTGCAGAATGAAAGGTGTTTTGTGCATGAATGTTATTATATTTAATGGTTTTGATGGAATGGGTAAAGATTAAGCTCTGCATCACGAATAATCTGCATTAGAAAAAGGGAAAACCAATGAGCATGAGTAACTAATACACAAGCCAGCACATAATACAGACCCTTCAATACGCATACATATTTAAAGAAAAAGACATGTCAGACCAATGACACGCGAAAAGGCTGTACAAAATGAGAAAATTACcatctagaccaggggtgtcaaaactatggcccgggggccaaatgcggcctgTTGTCCATTTCTAATTGGCCCAAATTCTTAAAGTATAATGGTATATGGCCGCCTCCTGAAACTcgtgcttgtcttatattgtacttcttaaatatatatgtgagcctatattacacagtagttgtcatgtgttaataagcccactATTCAAAGACATTCAATCAATTAGAGCTGAGAACATGTTCTAAcacatcttttttttatttccataACAAGCTTTAAATCGGCCCTTCATATTTCCCCTTATTATAAGCAATCTggggcttctgttttaagggatgagctgcAACAGGATAACTGAAACCCATTGGAGACTTGTGATGTTTCTTAAATCCTATTCAAGTAGAAAGCATAAttgacctacatttgattgattttgctgaATTAGAATGTAACCTATGAGGCAATAACCTCACCTCTAGTGAGGGGCCCACCcctttgtatgtttttttgtatgtggCTCTCAGTGAAGAAAGTTTACACACCCATGATCTAGACCTTGATAACATAGCATTTATGCTTTGACTCCAATTTGAATGAAAACCACATTTCATGTATTCAATTGTTAATAAATGAAAACAGTTTAGTCTATTTTTATTGTGCACAAAGTTGCATTGTATCTTCTGAAACACAAGCCGTTCCTCTTTGACACTTATAGTTTCATATGTTCCTCAGTTTGACCATTTCAAGTGATTTCTTAGGTACAGTACATATATGTTTTTTCTTTAGATGGGTATGCCATCATATTATCTTTGTCGCATAATCTGTTCGCATGGAAAAAGCCTGAGGAGAAATTCAGATTATTCCCCTCATGGTTTAAATTTAGCACAGCCCATGACACACCAAATGAGGCAGGGATGCTTTGCAATGTTTCTAACCCCTCACGCAGTCTGTTTTTGGCAAACAGTGCATTATGTTCTTATATGGTTATCGTCATGTTCTTATGTGAAATATATGAGCAGGTGCTTATGTGATATGTATATGAGTAAGCTTATGGATGAAAATACAGCATACAGTATAAAGTACATAGAATAAGAACATGGTTGTGTTTTAACCCTCTAAAGCCTGACACGTTAGATATTGGTATTTTAAAATGAAGATGTAATTGAATCATTTGCCCGAATGGCAGAAAacgaaatgtatttatttaattgcaTGTAAAAAACATTGGTTAATCATTGGTTATATGAAAGCATATATCCATTTGAGCTATGTACAAAAGAGCCTGATATTACTCATCGTATTCAAACACGTGCACATATAACAAGATGACGTTGAATACAAATTCCCTTACTTTTAATTGTTGctattaaatggtgttttcttTAGCAAGCTGAACCCTTGCCACTCTGTCCAAAAAGAGACATGGTTTTACTACAGTGAGTggatgtaaaacaaaacatcacaaTGAAGCTAAATTATAGACTTGTATCTAATTTAAATTACTTGACATACCTGTTATAGTGACTATTTTATAATACATAtattaagatggacttttattaatccctcgtggggaaattgtttctctgcatttgacccatcctagtgttaagagcagtgtgctgccattttgaacggcgctcggggagcagtgtggcgaacggtgccttgctcagggacacctcggtagcacttggtcttgccgggactgaactggtgaccttccagttgccaagccaagtccctatggacttcgccaccaccgccccatatATTTGAATAGATAAGGTTCAATTACCAGAATAATCAATTTTGTTAGTCAATTATTTGTTTGTAATTGTTTGAATCCATTTGAGACCATTGTTTATATGCTTTTGCTTAAAATATTCTGCCCACGTTGAATAACAATTTTTGTTCTAGGTTACTGAGTTTGTTCATACCTGTCCATGAACCGAACAActgtaaaaacattttttccATGATTGATTTTTTTCCTTGGACACTTCGGCATGTTCggatttttttcttttggtgCGAAAGGGTGTGATACAAGTTTCAATATTATCAGAGACAGAAAATATTGTGTGAAAAAAAACATGTCATGTAGAAGAGAGGCTACATGTTGGCTCTGAGTCACCCTGATATGTTTCCTGGCTTGGATTTGCTCTCCAAATATTATCTAAAGTGATACCATTGGCTACAAAGGCTGCACTTTTTGTTCCTTTAACAGTTCATCTGATTTTGGTGAAAATCCAAATAAGAACTAACGCTCACCAGGGAAGCATTTCAACAAGCCCTGTTCTTGTGCTTTGATTAATAACCCGAGGGTGaaagaaaaaactaatagaaactGACAAATACAACTGATGGTAAAAAGCAAAAGAGAAAGAAGCACTTAATTTGTTTGAGAAAAAATACCAAGCAAACATTTGGAGCACAGCAGTTGCAtagacaaaatggaggagaataGCACGAATGTGACATGGACACTCCAATCTGTTGTTCTACTAATCCATACGTAAAAGCACCTTTGATATGTTTTCCATATATCCGTCCTGCCTTGTTACATCAACTCATTCACAGCCAACACAAAGTCAATGAGTGACTAACCCTCctttctctctttgtctctctgttTTTCTGGCAGAACCGTGACAGAATGGTCGACGGTATGAGCAGAGTCATGCTGCACACAGTCGTCTCATGCTGGCAGCCCTTCCTGGGACTGGCCCTCGTGGCTGTCTTCGCGGGTGCCACTCTGGGATGTCCCTCCCGCTGCGAGTGTTCGGCGCAGACCAAGGCAGTCGTCTGCCACCGCAAGCGCATGCCTACCATCCCGGACGGCATCCCCACGGAAACCAGGATCCTAGACCTGAGTAAGAACAAGATGACAATGATCAACCCTGATGACTTTTTTGCCTTTCCTGGGCTTGAGGAACTTGACCTCAGTGGAAATATTATCAGTTATGTTGAGCCTGGGGCTTTTAACGCTCTGTTTACCATGCACTCTCTCAGTCTCAAGAGCAATCGAATCAAGCTCATTCCTCTGGGCGTCTTCACAGGCTTGACAAATCTTACCCGACTGGATATAAGTGACAACAAAATCGTCATCCTTCTGGATTACATGTTTCAGGACTTGCACAATCTGAGGTTTTTGGAAGTGGGGGACAACGATCTGGTTTACATTTCTCACCGTGCATTCAGTGGACTTTTAGGCCTGGAGATGCTAACCTTAGAGAGGTGCAACCTTACTGTTGTACCCACTGAGGCCCTTTCCCACCTGCACAACCTGGTCAGTCTCCATCTACGATACCTCAGCATCAACACCTTGCATCCCTACTCGTTCAAAAAGCTGTTCCGGCTGCGGCATTTAGAGATTGATAATTGGCCATCCCTAGACCATGTGCCAGCCAATACCCTGCATGGCCTCAACCTGACCACTCTGTCCATGACCAACACCAACATGTCCTCATTCCCTTACCAGGCCCTGAAGCATCTGCCCTACCTGACCCACCTCAACCTGTCCTTCAACCGCATTAGGCACATTGAAGGTGCTATGCTGATGGAGCTGGTTCGGCTTAAAGAGCTCCATCTGGTTGGAGCTCAGCTAACCACCATTGAACCGTATGCCTTCCAGGGCCTGCGGGGGCTCCAAGTCCTCAATGTCTCTCACAACCGACTGGATACACTAGAGAAAGGTGTTTTTCAGTCTCCTGAGGCCCTGGAGGCTCTTTTGATTGACAACAACCCCTTGACGTGTGACTGTCGTCTCATGTGGCTCCTACAGAAAAGGCCCTCCATCTTCTATggggaactgcagccggagtgCAGCACGCCTGAAGGTAATCGTGGCAGACCTTTCCAGGAGTTTAAGGACACGCTCCTGTCTTATTACGTGACATGTACCAAGCCAAAGATCCGTGAGAATAAAACACAAACCATCACAGTGGATGAGGGCCAGCAGGCCATGTTGCGTTGCAGTGCTGAAGGGAAACCCAGGCCCGTTGTGTCCTGGATGTCCCCACGGCGACGAGTCCTGACAAGCAGGAGCCATGGAAGAGTCACCGTCCACAACAATGGTACTCTGGAGATCAAGTCAGCGGAGGTGCATGATGGCGGAGTGTATCTTTGCCTCGCCTCCAATAGTGCTGGGAATGACACCCTGATGACATCCTTGGCGGTGAAAAGCCTGGGATCGCTGTACGCTAACAGGACCCAGCACTACACAGATCCCAGCAACAGCACTGCCAACGGGACGGCTGGTGTGACCCTCGGTTTGGACCTAAAGACTATTTTAGTGTCCACTGCAATGGGTTGTTTCACATTCCTGGGAGTGGTCTTGTTTTGTTTCCTGCTCCTTTTCGTTTGGAGCAGAGGGAAAggaaaacataaaaacaacatagatGTTGAATATGTGCCTCGATCAAAGTCTAATGGCACTAACGTTGACTCGGCAGAGGGACAAGCTGGTGGTCGTCGTTTTAACATGAAAATGATGTGACTTTTATAAATTCAAGATTCTGGATTGTGGAAATGCCCAAAGTACAAtgtatttttttgaaaataagaCTACTGAACTTCCATTCTTGCGGGGAGAGTGGTAGTGAAAATATTTGGGGCATCTTATCAAGATGAGCAGTACCTTAAATCACTGGATATTGACCTTGTGCTTGGAAACTGTGTTTCAAAATCCTAAAGTCGTAGTAGGACATTCCGATACAAAATTGCCAGCGGGCAACTTCTTCAACGTGGATAAGGAGTGAAAACTGTTGTCGCTATGGGGACCTAAAGGGAACAGGTGTCATTTATCAGCTTTTTGAAATTTATATGCCCAAAAAAAAAGAACGTTTCAGTTTTGGGTTGGATCTACAGACTTGGCTGAACCATGTACAGTACAAATTTGTATTTAAGATATTAACCTACTTTGTTTAGTCTTGCGCCATGCTTATTCACTGAACAAATCAATTAAACAGTCCATAATTTCCTATGTTCAATACTTTGCATATGTGTACCTAATGCTTCATTGTGTACATGTATGTACATATTCATTCAAAAGAACTATTCATAGCAATATTCATGGGTGCATTAGAACATTCTTCAGACTTTTGAAGTTTCCATGGATTCAGGAAGGGCTTCTATGGGTCATTATCCGTCCCTGCTCCCCAATTGACTCCTATATTAATAAATATACATTATTTATCAAtggaaaataaagaaaaaagattttattTATGAAAAATGTTGAGGATTTACAAAAATCAGTCCTCAAACACTGTTTAGAATCTAACATACCACTTGGATCCTCATGACTTGATTGGTCAAAGTACGTACATGAACCACCTTTTTGTCctatttttgtctt of Pseudochaenichthys georgianus chromosome 10, fPseGeo1.2, whole genome shotgun sequence contains these proteins:
- the lingo2 gene encoding leucine-rich repeat and immunoglobulin-like domain-containing nogo receptor-interacting protein 2; this encodes MVDGMSRVMLHTVVSCWQPFLGLALVAVFAGATLGCPSRCECSAQTKAVVCHRKRMPTIPDGIPTETRILDLSKNKMTMINPDDFFAFPGLEELDLSGNIISYVEPGAFNALFTMHSLSLKSNRIKLIPLGVFTGLTNLTRLDISDNKIVILLDYMFQDLHNLRFLEVGDNDLVYISHRAFSGLLGLEMLTLERCNLTVVPTEALSHLHNLVSLHLRYLSINTLHPYSFKKLFRLRHLEIDNWPSLDHVPANTLHGLNLTTLSMTNTNMSSFPYQALKHLPYLTHLNLSFNRIRHIEGAMLMELVRLKELHLVGAQLTTIEPYAFQGLRGLQVLNVSHNRLDTLEKGVFQSPEALEALLIDNNPLTCDCRLMWLLQKRPSIFYGELQPECSTPEGNRGRPFQEFKDTLLSYYVTCTKPKIRENKTQTITVDEGQQAMLRCSAEGKPRPVVSWMSPRRRVLTSRSHGRVTVHNNGTLEIKSAEVHDGGVYLCLASNSAGNDTLMTSLAVKSLGSLYANRTQHYTDPSNSTANGTAGVTLGLDLKTILVSTAMGCFTFLGVVLFCFLLLFVWSRGKGKHKNNIDVEYVPRSKSNGTNVDSAEGQAGGRRFNMKMM